From Psychrobacillus sp. FSL K6-2836, a single genomic window includes:
- the uvrC gene encoding excinuclease ABC subunit UvrC: MNDLIEQKCAILPDEPGCYLMKDRQGTIIYVGKAKILKNRVRSYFKGAHDGKTLRLVQEIVDFEYIVTSSELEALILELHLIKKHDPKYNIMLKDDKTYPYIKITAEQDPRLIITRQVKKDKGKYFGPYPNSHAAHETKKLLDRLYPLRKCQKMPNRVCLYYHMGQCLAPCVKKVEENAYDTIIHEIISFLNGGHTQVKKELVAKMNSAAEALEFERAKEYRDQISHIEQVMEKQKMTMNDFTSRDIFGFHVDKGWMCVQVFFIRQGKLIERDVSLFPIFRDPEEEFITFLGQFYAKSEHIKPKEIYVPISTDIDLASKLLEMKVFVPQRGTKKNLVELAEKNAQIALTEKFHLIERQEERTIGAVEQLGDSMGIAAPMRIEAFDNSHIHGTDAVSAMVVFIDGRSSKKDYRKYKTKTAAKHDDYGAMREVVRRRYTRVLKENLPLPDLIIIDGGKGQIEAAREIIEDELGLDIPIAGLAKDGKHQTSQLIYGDPLELIPMKRTSEGFYLLQRIQDEVHRFAITFHRQQRGKHTIASSLDGIEGIGPQRKKLLLKHFGSLKKIQAASKDELMAAGLPSKQADIMIGHFQKNVLSSE; encoded by the coding sequence ATGAATGATTTAATAGAACAAAAATGTGCCATCCTACCAGATGAGCCAGGATGTTACTTAATGAAAGACCGACAAGGGACTATTATATACGTCGGCAAAGCAAAGATATTAAAAAATCGGGTGCGCTCTTATTTCAAAGGAGCTCATGATGGTAAAACGCTGCGATTAGTGCAAGAAATTGTTGACTTTGAATATATCGTCACTTCATCTGAGCTGGAAGCTTTAATACTAGAGCTCCATCTTATTAAAAAGCATGATCCAAAATATAATATTATGTTAAAAGATGATAAAACGTATCCATATATTAAAATTACTGCGGAACAAGATCCTCGACTGATCATTACAAGGCAGGTAAAAAAAGATAAAGGGAAATACTTCGGACCTTATCCAAATTCTCATGCGGCACATGAAACGAAAAAACTTCTAGATCGTTTATATCCACTTCGTAAATGTCAAAAGATGCCAAATAGAGTTTGTCTATACTACCATATGGGACAGTGTTTAGCTCCCTGTGTGAAAAAAGTGGAAGAAAATGCTTATGATACAATCATTCATGAAATTATTAGTTTCTTGAATGGCGGGCATACGCAAGTGAAAAAAGAATTGGTTGCGAAAATGAATTCAGCTGCAGAAGCACTTGAATTTGAACGAGCAAAAGAGTATCGCGATCAAATTTCACATATCGAACAAGTGATGGAAAAACAAAAAATGACGATGAATGATTTCACAAGCAGAGATATTTTTGGTTTCCATGTAGATAAAGGCTGGATGTGTGTGCAAGTATTCTTTATACGACAAGGGAAGCTTATAGAAAGAGACGTTTCGCTATTTCCTATTTTCCGAGATCCTGAAGAGGAGTTTATAACATTTTTAGGTCAATTTTATGCGAAGTCAGAACATATTAAACCTAAAGAAATTTATGTTCCTATAAGTACGGATATCGACTTGGCTTCAAAGCTTCTAGAGATGAAGGTTTTTGTTCCACAAAGAGGCACGAAAAAAAATCTAGTCGAATTAGCGGAAAAGAATGCTCAAATAGCACTTACGGAGAAATTCCATTTGATTGAAAGACAAGAGGAACGGACGATCGGAGCAGTAGAGCAGCTTGGTGATTCGATGGGGATTGCAGCTCCAATGCGCATTGAAGCTTTTGATAATTCGCATATTCATGGGACTGATGCAGTATCCGCAATGGTTGTTTTTATCGATGGTAGGTCCAGTAAAAAGGATTATCGTAAATATAAAACAAAAACTGCAGCTAAACATGATGATTACGGAGCAATGCGTGAAGTTGTACGTAGAAGATATACTCGTGTACTTAAGGAAAATTTGCCGCTACCTGATTTAATCATTATTGATGGAGGCAAAGGACAAATTGAAGCTGCACGTGAAATTATAGAGGATGAGCTTGGGCTAGATATTCCAATTGCAGGTCTTGCAAAGGATGGCAAGCATCAAACTTCGCAGCTTATTTACGGAGACCCTTTGGAGCTAATACCGATGAAGCGGACTAGTGAAGGTTTTTATTTGCTACAACGAATTCAGGATGAGGTCCATCGATTTGCTATAACATTCCATAGGCAGCAACGAGGAAAGCATACGATTGCATCTTCGCTGGATGGTATTGAAGGTATCGGACCTCAGCGGAAAAAGTTATTATTAAAACATTTTGGTTCCTTAAAGAAAATTCAAGCTGCAAGTAAAGATGAATTAATGGCGGCGGGACTTCCGAGTAAACAGGCAGATATAATGATTGGTCATTTTCAGAAAAATGTATTGTCTTCTGAATAA
- a CDS encoding aspartate kinase: MTKIVMKFGGTSVESTEKISNVANRVKREKEKGNDIVVVVSAMGKTTDELANLAFGLAESPSKREMDMLLSNGEQVTMALLAIKLNAIGIDAISLTGAQAGLITDNVHRNAKVLKLDPSKIDGLLATNKVVIVAGFQGITEAGEITTLGRGGSDTTAVAIAASIGAEICDIYTDVDGIYTSDPRYIENARKLDQLEYDEMLELANLGAGVLHPRAVEFAKNYKVPLRVRSSYKDGEGTILKEEVDVENNLVVRGVAFESDIVRLTIEYEVPFNGSLASIFTTLATNHINVDIIVQSIVDGVKPAVSFSIKKESLAEAITVLETHKQTLGFTFADFEVGLSKVSIVGSGMVSNPGVAAQMFDRLRTENIPVKMVSTSEIKVSVVVPQQHMIEAANALHDEFDLALTHQSVQ; the protein is encoded by the coding sequence ATGACTAAAATTGTAATGAAGTTTGGCGGTACTTCAGTTGAATCAACAGAAAAAATTTCAAATGTTGCTAATCGGGTGAAACGTGAAAAAGAAAAAGGAAATGATATTGTCGTTGTTGTATCTGCAATGGGTAAAACAACAGATGAATTAGCAAACCTTGCTTTCGGATTAGCGGAATCACCATCCAAACGAGAAATGGACATGCTTTTATCGAATGGTGAGCAGGTTACGATGGCATTACTAGCTATTAAGTTAAATGCAATTGGGATAGATGCCATCTCTCTAACTGGTGCTCAGGCAGGTCTCATAACAGATAATGTACATAGAAATGCAAAAGTACTAAAACTGGATCCTTCTAAAATTGACGGTTTACTTGCCACAAATAAAGTAGTTATTGTAGCGGGTTTCCAGGGGATAACAGAAGCTGGAGAGATTACTACTCTTGGCAGAGGAGGATCTGATACAACTGCTGTAGCTATTGCTGCTTCCATCGGAGCTGAGATTTGCGACATTTATACGGATGTTGATGGTATTTATACATCCGATCCACGTTATATTGAGAATGCTCGAAAACTTGACCAACTTGAATATGACGAAATGCTTGAACTAGCTAACTTAGGCGCAGGGGTATTACATCCACGTGCTGTTGAATTTGCTAAAAACTATAAGGTTCCATTACGAGTACGCTCAAGCTATAAAGATGGAGAAGGAACGATTTTGAAGGAGGAAGTAGATGTGGAAAATAATTTAGTAGTTCGTGGGGTAGCGTTTGAATCCGATATCGTTCGATTAACTATAGAATATGAGGTGCCATTTAATGGCTCTTTAGCTTCTATTTTCACAACTCTAGCTACAAACCATATAAACGTGGATATAATTGTTCAGTCGATAGTTGATGGAGTGAAGCCAGCAGTTTCTTTTTCTATAAAAAAAGAATCTCTGGCTGAAGCGATAACAGTTTTAGAAACACATAAACAAACGCTTGGCTTTACCTTCGCAGATTTTGAAGTAGGTCTTTCAAAGGTTTCTATTGTAGGTTCTGGTATGGTTTCGAACCCAGGTGTTGCAGCTCAAATGTTTGATCGCCTGAGAACAGAGAATATTCCTGTGAAAATGGTAAGTACATCTGAGATAAAAGTGTCTGTTGTAGTACCTCAGCAACATATGATTGAAGCCGCAAATGCCTTGCATGACGAATTCGATCTTGCGTTAACCCATCAATCGGTACAATAA